From the Comamonas odontotermitis genome, one window contains:
- a CDS encoding DJ-1/PfpI family protein — protein MAAKKILMICGDYCEDYETMVPFQTLLAVGHTVHAVCPDKKAGDQIKTAIHDFEGAQTYSEKPGHNFTLNATFADVQAESYDALVIPGGRGPEYLRNNAAVLAAVRHFFDANKPVAAVCHGAQLLAGAGVLKGRTCSAYPACKAEVELAGGTYADIAVDQAHTEGNLVSAPAWPAHPQWLAQFLALLGTRIQL, from the coding sequence ATGGCAGCGAAGAAAATCCTGATGATCTGCGGCGACTACTGCGAAGACTATGAAACCATGGTGCCCTTCCAGACGCTGCTGGCGGTGGGCCACACCGTGCATGCCGTCTGCCCCGACAAGAAAGCCGGCGACCAGATCAAGACCGCCATTCACGACTTTGAAGGCGCGCAGACCTACAGCGAAAAGCCAGGCCACAATTTCACCCTGAACGCAACATTTGCCGACGTCCAGGCCGAAAGCTATGACGCCCTGGTCATTCCCGGCGGACGCGGGCCCGAGTACCTGCGCAACAACGCTGCCGTTCTGGCTGCGGTGCGCCATTTCTTCGATGCCAACAAGCCAGTGGCGGCCGTGTGCCATGGCGCGCAGTTGCTGGCCGGCGCCGGTGTTCTCAAGGGACGCACCTGCTCGGCCTACCCCGCCTGCAAGGCAGAGGTGGAACTGGCCGGAGGCACCTATGCCGACATTGCCGTGGACCAGGCCCATACCGAAGGCAATCTGGTGAGCGCACCGGCCTGGCCCGCCCATCCGCAGTGGCTCGCACAGTTTCTGGCGTTGCTGGGCACGCGCATCCAGCTCTGA
- a CDS encoding DUF445 domain-containing protein, whose translation MPMLLTEEQQNLLRRAKRTPLLLLVAVAMLFVLASWSLGQPFAHSERWQLALRCLRAMTEAGMVGALADWFAVSALFKHIPIPWISRHTAIIPRNKDRIGENLAVFVRERFLDGDSLVQLVRTHQPADKMAQWLRSPANAELLGHQVARLAAAALATVQDAQVERFIKLALRTLLGQLDLSKSLSRVLTVLTHEGRHQVLLEQALDKLVELLREAETRELMAQTIAHWLKTEHPLKEKMLPTGWLSDKGSAMIASSLEHLLDAIADNPGHVLRAKFDETMQEWIARLENDPAWHQKGEEVRRYLQHDAAVGQYVQELWQSLRASLQRDLANEHSAVARNVRGMGLWLGKSLSADDALRASLNERMEIWVRDLAPEISQFFGTHIADTVKRWDAKELSDLIEWNIGRDLQYIRINGTLVGGLIGFVLFWLGWLAARLGAG comes from the coding sequence ATGCCGATGCTTCTGACCGAAGAGCAGCAGAACCTGCTGCGCCGCGCCAAGCGTACCCCGCTGCTGCTGCTGGTTGCAGTGGCAATGTTGTTTGTGCTGGCCAGCTGGAGCCTGGGCCAGCCCTTTGCTCACTCTGAGCGCTGGCAGCTGGCGCTGCGCTGCCTGCGCGCGATGACCGAGGCGGGCATGGTGGGCGCGCTGGCCGACTGGTTTGCCGTGTCGGCGCTTTTCAAGCACATCCCCATTCCCTGGATTTCGCGCCACACCGCCATCATTCCGCGCAACAAGGACCGCATCGGCGAGAACCTGGCCGTGTTCGTGCGCGAACGCTTTCTTGACGGTGACTCGCTGGTGCAACTGGTGCGCACGCACCAGCCTGCCGACAAGATGGCGCAGTGGCTGCGCTCGCCCGCCAATGCCGAGCTGCTGGGCCACCAGGTGGCGCGCCTCGCGGCCGCTGCGCTGGCCACGGTGCAGGATGCGCAGGTGGAGCGCTTCATCAAGCTGGCGCTGCGCACGCTGCTGGGGCAGCTCGATCTGTCCAAGTCGCTGTCCAGGGTGTTGACTGTGCTGACCCATGAGGGCCGCCACCAGGTGCTGCTGGAGCAGGCGCTCGACAAGCTGGTGGAGCTGCTGCGCGAAGCCGAGACGCGGGAGCTGATGGCGCAGACGATTGCCCATTGGCTCAAGACCGAGCACCCGTTGAAGGAAAAGATGCTGCCCACCGGCTGGCTGAGCGACAAGGGCTCGGCCATGATCGCCAGCAGCCTGGAGCATCTGCTCGATGCCATTGCTGACAACCCCGGCCATGTGCTGCGCGCCAAGTTCGACGAAACCATGCAGGAATGGATCGCCCGCCTGGAGAACGACCCCGCATGGCACCAGAAGGGCGAGGAAGTGCGCCGCTACCTGCAGCACGACGCCGCCGTTGGCCAGTATGTGCAGGAGCTGTGGCAAAGCCTGCGCGCCAGCCTGCAGCGCGACCTGGCCAATGAGCATTCGGCCGTGGCGCGCAATGTGCGGGGCATGGGGCTGTGGCTGGGCAAATCGCTGTCCGCCGACGATGCCCTGCGCGCTTCGTTGAACGAGCGCATGGAGATCTGGGTGCGTGACCTGGCGCCCGAGATTTCGCAGTTCTTCGGCACCCACATTGCCGATACCGTCAAGCGCTGGGATGCGAAGGAGCTGAGCGATCTGATCGAGTGGAACATCGGCCGCGATCTGCAGTACATCCGCATCAATGGCACCTTGGTGGGCGGGCTGATCGGCTTTGTGCTGTTTTGGCTGGGGTGGCTTGCCGCGCGGCTGGGCGCAGGTTGA
- a CDS encoding ligand-gated channel protein, translated as MSSCAFAAVGAALARPFSSTSVSPLATGQHRLRAVALAMAAAGLQGAALAQAAEQQQAAVTVAQADTGGAAESTLATMVVTASGFEQAVEDAPASITVIPRQELEKKAYRDVTDALKDVPGVVLTGGGSSSDISIRGMGANYTLILVDGKPQNSRETRPNSDGAGIEQGWLPPLSAIERIEVVRGPMSSLYGSDAMGGVINIITRKVAKQWTGTVSAETTQQESSRSGDMYQSNFYLAGPIKSDVLGLQIYGQKSRRLEDRFVNGFNEQDSTSGTAKLTLTPNKDHDLALELGRTLQDRYSTKGKTASSTSSYSDYTRNHFALSHTGRWGFGTSTTYLQHEEVDNPSREMNVKNTEFNSQIVMPLGERNLTTVGVFYKQEKLTDNGNQLRVANPIDTLKRYQWAVFAENEWRATDQIALTAGLRMNHDQNYGTDWTPRIYGVWHATPQLSVKGGISTGFKAPNLRAAVADWGQITGGGGDPAIIRGNPNLKPEKSTSQELGLIWDNRQNFSSSLTLFNTNFKDKITEVRSCEDTEGGGRAIVTGNCSIYGTPYKFISDRVNVDEATMRGIEATATWKASDDLRLATNYTFTRSEQKSGAFAGKPLNKMPKHMLNATVDWQASSKLGVWSRVNFRGAASDYLSRTSMAKGTPSFTFMDLGVNYALSKNVKFSAGVYNLFDKRVDTTDFGAVYDGRRYWAKVTAGF; from the coding sequence ATGTCCTCCTGCGCATTTGCTGCGGTGGGCGCTGCTTTGGCACGTCCGTTTTCTTCCACCTCTGTTTCGCCTTTGGCAACCGGCCAGCACCGACTGCGGGCCGTCGCGCTGGCGATGGCGGCGGCCGGCCTGCAAGGCGCGGCGCTGGCGCAGGCCGCCGAGCAGCAGCAAGCTGCTGTCACCGTGGCCCAGGCAGATACGGGCGGCGCGGCAGAAAGCACGCTGGCGACCATGGTGGTCACGGCCTCCGGCTTTGAGCAGGCGGTGGAAGACGCGCCTGCCTCGATCACCGTGATTCCGCGCCAGGAGCTGGAGAAAAAAGCCTACCGGGATGTGACCGATGCGCTCAAGGATGTGCCGGGTGTGGTGCTGACGGGCGGCGGCTCCTCCAGCGACATCAGCATTCGCGGCATGGGGGCCAACTACACGCTGATCCTGGTGGACGGCAAACCGCAGAACTCGCGCGAAACCCGCCCCAACAGCGATGGCGCCGGTATTGAGCAGGGCTGGCTGCCGCCGCTGTCTGCCATTGAGCGCATCGAAGTCGTGCGCGGGCCCATGTCGTCGCTCTACGGCTCCGATGCCATGGGCGGGGTGATCAACATCATCACCCGCAAGGTGGCCAAGCAATGGACCGGAACGGTGAGCGCGGAGACGACGCAGCAGGAATCATCCCGCTCGGGCGACATGTACCAGAGCAATTTCTACCTGGCCGGGCCGATCAAGAGCGACGTGCTGGGCCTGCAGATCTACGGCCAGAAATCGCGGCGCCTCGAAGATCGCTTTGTCAACGGATTCAACGAGCAGGACAGCACCTCCGGCACAGCCAAGCTCACGCTGACCCCGAACAAGGACCACGATCTGGCGCTGGAGTTGGGCCGCACCCTGCAGGATCGCTACTCCACCAAGGGCAAGACGGCCAGCAGCACCTCCAGCTACTCCGATTACACCCGCAACCACTTCGCGCTGTCGCACACCGGGCGCTGGGGATTCGGTACCTCGACCACCTACCTCCAGCATGAAGAGGTGGACAACCCTTCGCGCGAGATGAACGTGAAGAACACCGAATTCAACAGCCAGATCGTGATGCCGCTGGGCGAGCGCAACCTGACGACCGTGGGCGTCTTCTACAAGCAGGAAAAGTTGACGGACAACGGCAACCAACTGCGGGTGGCCAACCCGATCGACACGCTCAAGCGCTACCAGTGGGCGGTCTTCGCCGAGAACGAATGGCGGGCCACTGACCAGATTGCGCTGACAGCCGGCCTGCGCATGAACCACGACCAGAACTACGGCACCGACTGGACGCCGCGCATCTACGGCGTGTGGCACGCCACGCCGCAGTTGAGCGTCAAGGGCGGCATCTCCACCGGCTTCAAGGCGCCCAATCTGCGCGCGGCGGTGGCCGACTGGGGGCAGATTACCGGTGGCGGAGGCGATCCGGCCATCATCCGCGGCAACCCCAACCTCAAGCCCGAGAAAAGCACCAGCCAGGAGTTGGGCCTGATCTGGGACAACCGCCAGAACTTCAGCAGCAGCCTGACCTTGTTCAACACCAACTTCAAGGACAAGATCACCGAGGTGCGCAGCTGCGAAGACACCGAAGGCGGTGGCCGCGCCATCGTCACCGGCAACTGCAGCATCTATGGCACACCCTACAAGTTCATCAGCGACCGCGTGAACGTGGACGAGGCCACGATGCGCGGCATCGAAGCCACCGCCACCTGGAAGGCCTCCGACGACCTGCGCCTGGCCACCAACTACACCTTCACCCGTTCGGAGCAGAAGAGCGGTGCGTTTGCGGGCAAGCCTCTGAACAAGATGCCCAAGCACATGCTCAATGCCACGGTGGATTGGCAAGCCAGCAGCAAGCTGGGCGTATGGAGCCGTGTCAACTTCCGCGGCGCCGCATCGGATTACCTGAGTCGCACCTCCATGGCCAAGGGCACGCCGTCCTTCACCTTCATGGATCTGGGCGTGAACTACGCCCTGTCAAAGAACGTCAAGTTCAGCGCCGGTGTCTACAACCTGTTCGACAAGCGCGTCGATACCACCGACTTCGGCGCCGTGTATGACGGCCGCCGCTACTGGGCCAAGGTGACTGCGGGCTTCTGA
- a CDS encoding IS5 family transposase (programmed frameshift) — translation MRKSYPSDISREQFEIIRPLLESARKKTAPRRVELYEVFCAVLYLLRSGCQWRMLPEEFPKWRTVHSYFAIWSEPREGGSLLEQALKKNQVGAARERQGRNACSAHLIVDAQSVKNTDTAALKGYDAGKKVSGIKRHLAVDTQGLPHAVAVTTANVTDRKGALQALQRCKSGLKQVQSLLCDSDYVGRPFEQSAQEILGEHIKVQIAKRSELHTFKVMPKRRIVERSFAWLDKNRRLWKNCERLLNTSLQFVHLAFLVLLLKRL, via the exons GTGAGAAAAAGCTATCCAAGCGACATCAGTCGCGAACAATTCGAGATCATCAGGCCGTTGCTGGAGAGCGCGCGCAAGAAGACGGCACCGCGCAGAGTGGAGCTGTATGAGGTGTTCTGTGCGGTACTGTACCTGCTCAGGAGCGGCTGCCAGTGGCGCATGCTGCCGGAAGAGTTTCCCAAGTGGCGCACGGTGCACTCGTACTTTGCGATCTGGAGTGAGCCTCGTGAAGGAGGCAGCCTGCTGGAGCAGGCACTCAA AAAAAATCAGGTTGGCGCGGCCCGAGAGAGACAGGGGCGCAACGCATGCAGCGCGCACTTGATCGTGGACGCGCAGAGCGTGAAGAACACGGACACGGCAGCCCTGAAAGGTTATGACGCGGGCAAGAAGGTATCGGGCATCAAGCGCCACCTTGCAGTGGATACGCAGGGTTTGCCACATGCAGTAGCCGTGACCACGGCTAATGTGACGGATCGCAAAGGAGCGCTGCAAGCACTGCAGCGTTGCAAGAGCGGGCTCAAGCAGGTGCAAAGCCTGCTGTGCGACAGCGACTACGTGGGCAGGCCCTTTGAGCAGAGCGCGCAGGAAATCCTGGGCGAGCACATCAAGGTGCAGATAGCCAAAAGGAGCGAGCTACACACCTTCAAGGTCATGCCCAAGCGCAGGATCGTTGAGCGCAGCTTTGCCTGGCTGGACAAGAACAGGCGATTATGGAAGAACTGCGAGCGGCTGCTCAATACCAGCTTGCAGTTTGTCCATCTGGCCTTCTTGGTTCTGCTGCTCAAAAGACTTTGA
- the hmpA gene encoding NO-inducible flavohemoprotein, giving the protein MLTDRQKEIVKSTVPLLETGGEALTTHFYKIMLDEYAEVRPLFNQAHQQSGAQPRALANSVLMYAKHIDKLENLGDLPAQIVNKHVALQVQAEHYPIVGTCLLRAIREVLGAEIATDEVIAAWGAAYQQLADILIAAERSVYDRTAEAEGGWRGERAFKVEKKVEESAEITSFYLVPADGGAVIAHLPGQYIGLRAMVDGVEQRRNYSLSAPANGRSLRISVKREAGGKVSNFLHDQVQVGDTLQLFPPAGHFTLQESSKPLVLISGGVGITPTLPMLATALAAQRPVTFIHCARDRSVHAFRERIDQLAAEHPQLTRYYCYDRAVPEDAVDAEGYLTEQRLGEWLPASRDADVYFLGPRPFMRVLKRSLHSLGVPDKQVRYEFFGPAEALA; this is encoded by the coding sequence ATGCTGACTGACCGTCAAAAAGAGATCGTCAAATCCACCGTACCGCTACTGGAGACAGGCGGCGAGGCGCTGACCACGCATTTCTACAAGATCATGCTGGACGAATACGCCGAGGTGCGCCCGCTGTTCAACCAGGCCCACCAGCAAAGCGGCGCCCAGCCGCGCGCCTTGGCCAATAGTGTGTTGATGTATGCCAAGCACATCGACAAGCTGGAGAATCTGGGCGACCTGCCCGCGCAGATCGTGAACAAGCATGTGGCGCTGCAGGTGCAGGCCGAGCACTACCCCATCGTCGGCACCTGCCTGCTGCGCGCCATCCGCGAGGTACTGGGCGCTGAAATTGCCACCGACGAGGTGATCGCAGCCTGGGGTGCTGCCTACCAGCAGCTCGCCGATATCCTGATCGCTGCCGAGCGCAGCGTGTACGACCGTACGGCCGAGGCAGAAGGCGGCTGGCGCGGCGAGCGCGCCTTCAAGGTGGAGAAGAAGGTGGAGGAGAGCGCCGAGATCACCTCGTTCTACCTGGTGCCCGCCGATGGCGGTGCGGTGATCGCCCATCTGCCGGGCCAGTACATCGGTTTGCGTGCCATGGTGGACGGCGTGGAGCAGCGCCGCAACTATTCGCTCTCGGCCCCGGCCAACGGCAGGAGCCTGCGCATCAGCGTCAAGCGTGAGGCGGGTGGCAAGGTGTCCAACTTTCTGCACGACCAGGTGCAGGTGGGCGACACGCTGCAGCTCTTCCCTCCGGCAGGCCACTTCACGCTGCAGGAAAGCAGCAAGCCGCTGGTGTTGATCAGCGGCGGCGTCGGCATCACGCCTACGCTGCCCATGCTGGCCACCGCGCTGGCGGCCCAGCGCCCGGTCACGTTCATCCACTGCGCGCGAGATCGCTCGGTGCATGCCTTCCGCGAGCGCATCGACCAGTTGGCTGCCGAACACCCGCAGCTCACACGCTACTACTGCTATGACCGCGCGGTGCCGGAGGACGCGGTCGATGCCGAAGGCTATCTGACCGAGCAGCGCCTGGGCGAATGGCTGCCCGCTTCGCGCGATGCGGACGTGTACTTCCTCGGCCCGCGCCCGTTCATGCGCGTGCTCAAGCGCTCGCTCCACAGCCTGGGCGTGCCCGACAAGCAGGTGCGCTACGAGTTCTTCGGCCCCGCCGAAGCCCTGGCCTGA
- the norR gene encoding nitric oxide reductase transcriptional regulator NorR yields the protein MTSSKILNAVIPLVADLAQEMPERERLRRLLAALRTLLPADAVALLRLEGEWLRPVAMDGLVPDALGRRFKVAEHPRLAQLLAAGQAMRFAPDSPLPDPYDGLIAHSLHQGPLHVHDCMGCVLQTGGLAWGLLTLDALQPGRFEGSQALELLQAFSNLAAATVATAERVQQISQVARSANAPATRGPVQGAHGMRQILGSSPAIRQLQKHIALVAASDLAVLITGETGTGKELVAQAVHAQSARADRPLISINCAALPDNLVESELFGHVRGAFTGALAERRGKFEQAHQGTLFLDEVGELSLPVQAKLLRVLQSGQLQRLGSDREHQVDVRVIAATNRDLADEVRAGRMRADFYHRLCVYPLVVPPLRERDSDTLVLAGSFLEENRSRLQLGGLRLDSAAQAALLRYPWPGNVRELEHCISRAVLKALSRTLPQGKDRARPRMLSIGEEDLWDAAAAAPMPPGLAGAALPASAVAPIIESASTPLASQGLRDSLQAYERQLVSASLARHNGSWAAAARELQLDRANLQRLAKRLGIERH from the coding sequence TTGACATCATCCAAAATCCTCAACGCGGTGATTCCCCTGGTGGCCGATCTGGCACAGGAGATGCCCGAGCGCGAACGGCTGCGCCGCCTGCTGGCCGCGCTGCGCACCCTGTTGCCCGCAGATGCCGTGGCCCTGCTGCGGCTCGAAGGCGAATGGCTGCGGCCCGTCGCCATGGACGGCCTGGTGCCCGATGCCCTGGGCCGGCGCTTCAAAGTGGCCGAGCACCCGCGCCTGGCGCAATTGCTGGCCGCCGGCCAAGCCATGCGCTTTGCCCCCGACAGCCCCCTGCCCGACCCTTATGACGGGCTGATCGCCCACAGCCTGCACCAGGGCCCGCTGCATGTGCATGACTGCATGGGCTGTGTGCTCCAGACCGGTGGCCTCGCCTGGGGCCTGCTCACACTTGACGCGCTGCAGCCCGGCCGCTTTGAAGGCAGCCAGGCGCTGGAGTTGCTGCAGGCCTTCAGCAACCTGGCCGCAGCCACGGTTGCCACGGCAGAGCGTGTTCAGCAAATATCCCAGGTGGCCCGCAGCGCCAATGCGCCCGCCACACGCGGCCCCGTCCAAGGCGCACACGGCATGCGGCAGATCCTGGGCTCGAGCCCCGCCATCCGCCAGTTGCAAAAGCACATTGCCCTGGTCGCCGCCAGCGACCTGGCCGTGCTCATCACCGGCGAGACCGGCACCGGCAAGGAACTGGTGGCCCAGGCCGTGCACGCGCAATCGGCGCGCGCAGACCGCCCGCTCATCAGCATCAACTGCGCTGCACTGCCCGACAACCTGGTGGAAAGCGAGCTTTTTGGCCACGTGCGCGGCGCATTCACGGGCGCGCTGGCCGAGCGGCGCGGCAAATTCGAGCAGGCGCACCAGGGCACCCTGTTTCTCGATGAAGTGGGTGAGCTGTCGCTGCCCGTGCAGGCCAAACTGCTGCGTGTGCTGCAAAGCGGCCAGTTGCAGCGCCTGGGATCGGACCGCGAACACCAGGTGGACGTGCGCGTGATCGCCGCCACCAACCGCGACCTCGCAGATGAGGTGCGCGCCGGTCGCATGCGCGCCGATTTCTACCACCGCCTGTGTGTCTACCCCCTGGTGGTGCCGCCGCTGCGCGAGCGCGACAGCGACACGCTGGTACTGGCCGGCAGCTTTCTTGAAGAAAACCGCTCACGCCTGCAACTGGGCGGGTTGCGGCTGGATTCTGCCGCGCAGGCCGCGCTCCTGCGCTACCCCTGGCCCGGCAATGTGCGCGAGCTGGAGCACTGCATCAGCCGCGCCGTGCTCAAGGCCCTGAGCCGCACCCTGCCCCAGGGCAAGGACCGGGCGCGGCCGCGCATGCTGAGCATTGGCGAAGAAGACCTCTGGGATGCCGCCGCAGCAGCGCCCATGCCGCCCGGGCTGGCGGGCGCGGCGTTGCCTGCATCTGCTGTCGCACCGATCATCGAATCTGCCAGCACGCCTTTGGCAAGCCAGGGTCTGCGGGACAGCCTGCAGGCCTATGAACGCCAGCTGGTCAGCGCGAGCCTTGCGCGCCACAACGGAAGCTGGGCCGCAGCGGCGCGCGAGCTTCAACTGGACCGAGCGAACCTGCAGCGGCTGGCCAAGCGCCTGGGAATTGAGCGACACTAA
- a CDS encoding DUF3297 family protein, with translation MTDTNNTDRPVLPDHLSIDPKSPHFVREVFSHDIGIRFNGTERNDVEEYCVSEGWVKVPAGKTVDRKGRPLLIKIKGLVEAYYKD, from the coding sequence ATGACCGATACCAACAACACCGACCGCCCCGTACTGCCCGACCACCTGTCCATCGACCCCAAGAGCCCGCACTTTGTGCGCGAGGTGTTCAGCCACGACATCGGCATCCGCTTCAACGGCACCGAGCGCAATGATGTCGAGGAATACTGCGTGAGCGAAGGCTGGGTGAAGGTGCCCGCCGGCAAGACGGTGGACCGCAAGGGCCGCCCACTGCTGATCAAGATCAAGGGCCTCGTCGAGGCGTATTACAAAGACTGA
- a CDS encoding siderophore ABC transporter substrate-binding protein, translated as MTANAMQVAGSSHLRPLWSIALGLAILPTAGPALAQQPATITVQHAKGAATVPYAPQRVVVYDLASLDTMQALKLPVTGLAKANFPAYMKGYADARYTVAGSLFEPDFDALSRLQPDLIVIAGRSAGKFDILSKIAPTIDLTVNNQHLLDDMQRNVNTLASLWGKQAEGQQLMQRVRAEVDSARAIAQQKDAGLLVLAVSRNMNGQTPGSRFGLLYDVLGVKPALAADPAKPRGVPLKMDDIANINPSWLYVIDRNAGTGSTTDREGKPVVASQELFDNDTIRNTEAGKKGQVVFLDPRIWYLLGVAGPQAMLHNAAQLKEVWGRR; from the coding sequence ATGACAGCGAACGCAATGCAAGTTGCGGGATCAAGCCACCTGCGACCCCTATGGAGCATCGCCCTGGGCCTGGCGATCTTGCCGACGGCAGGCCCGGCGCTGGCCCAGCAGCCAGCCACCATCACCGTGCAGCACGCCAAGGGCGCGGCCACGGTGCCGTATGCACCCCAGCGTGTGGTGGTGTATGACCTGGCATCGCTCGACACCATGCAGGCGCTGAAGCTGCCCGTGACGGGCCTGGCCAAGGCCAACTTCCCGGCCTACATGAAAGGCTATGCCGATGCGCGGTACACGGTGGCGGGCAGCCTGTTCGAGCCTGACTTTGATGCGCTCAGCCGCCTGCAGCCCGATCTGATCGTGATTGCCGGGCGCAGCGCAGGCAAGTTCGACATCCTGAGCAAGATCGCTCCAACGATCGATCTGACGGTGAACAACCAGCACCTGCTCGACGACATGCAGCGCAACGTCAATACGCTCGCCAGCCTGTGGGGCAAGCAGGCCGAAGGCCAGCAACTGATGCAGCGTGTGCGCGCCGAAGTGGACAGCGCCCGCGCCATCGCGCAGCAAAAGGATGCAGGCCTTCTGGTGCTGGCGGTGAGCAGGAACATGAACGGCCAGACGCCAGGCTCGCGCTTTGGCCTGCTGTATGACGTGCTGGGCGTCAAACCTGCACTGGCGGCAGACCCGGCCAAGCCGCGCGGCGTGCCGTTGAAGATGGACGACATCGCCAACATCAACCCCTCGTGGCTGTACGTGATCGACCGCAACGCCGGAACCGGCAGCACCACCGACCGTGAAGGCAAGCCCGTGGTGGCGAGCCAGGAGCTGTTTGACAACGACACGATCAGGAACACCGAGGCTGGCAAGAAAGGCCAGGTGGTGTTTCTGGACCCCCGAATCTGGTATCTGCTGGGCGTTGCAGGCCCGCAGGCCATGCTGCACAACGCTGCGCAGCTGAAGGAGGTGTGGGGCCGCCGCTAG
- a CDS encoding IS3 family transposase (programmed frameshift): MEQWVKRTQRDYTLAFKLAVVDQVERGELTYRQAHERYGIQGASTVLVWLRKHGRQDWKAASSRGKGLQKMPESPKLLTPEQRIKELEVQLKEAREKAAFFEAVVNVLKRDYGVQVNKKACGQVLTQKLVKGLSVTRACRYMGISRQAHYKRLVCQRARSERDKAVVELASEERRHQPRIGTRKLLHLLKPPLEQAGIQIGRDALFIVLRQARMLVLPRHAYHKTTNSHHHYRRHPNLLKEGPTKTVASGCEQLWVADITYLPTKEKTAYLSLVTDAYSRKIVGWHVHDSLETKQVSQALKMALRQRRTDQPLVHHSDRGVQYCSAQYQRIHARNRITCSMTDGYDCYQNALAERVNGILKMEYLLQRPADLSQARTMVGESVRLYNERRPHLSLKYKTPDAVHRASLANQLGLEISRE; the protein is encoded by the exons ATGGAACAGTGGGTTAAGAGAACGCAACGGGACTACACGCTGGCTTTTAAACTCGCGGTAGTCGATCAAGTCGAAAGAGGTGAGCTGACCTACCGGCAGGCCCATGAGCGGTACGGAATCCAGGGCGCCTCAACTGTACTGGTGTGGCTTCGCAAGCACGGACGGCAGGACTGGAAAGCTGCATCATCAAGGGGCAAAGGATTACAGAAGATGCCTGAATCGCCCAAGCTGCTGACTCCAGAGCAGCGCATCAAGGAGCTGGAAGTGCAGCTGAAAGAAGCCCGCGAGAAAGCGGCCTTCTTTGAAGCGGTAGTGAACGTGCTCAAGCGCGACTACGGAGTCCAAGTCA ACAAAAAAGCCTGCGGGCAAGTCCTCACGCAAAAGCTCGTCAAAGGGTTAAGCGTCACGAGGGCTTGCCGCTACATGGGAATCAGCCGCCAAGCGCACTACAAGCGCCTGGTCTGCCAGCGTGCACGCAGCGAGCGGGACAAGGCGGTGGTGGAGTTGGCCAGTGAAGAGAGGCGCCATCAGCCACGCATTGGCACGCGCAAACTGCTGCACTTGCTCAAGCCGCCGCTTGAACAGGCGGGAATCCAGATCGGGCGCGATGCACTGTTCATTGTCCTGCGCCAAGCACGCATGCTGGTACTGCCACGGCATGCGTACCACAAGACCACCAATAGCCATCATCACTACCGCAGGCACCCCAATCTACTCAAGGAGGGCCCGACCAAAACAGTGGCAAGTGGTTGTGAGCAGCTATGGGTCGCTGACATCACGTATCTACCCACCAAGGAGAAGACTGCCTATCTGAGCCTGGTGACCGATGCCTACTCGCGCAAGATCGTGGGCTGGCACGTGCACGATAGTCTGGAGACCAAGCAGGTCAGCCAAGCGTTGAAGATGGCACTGCGTCAGCGGCGAACAGATCAGCCGCTCGTACACCACTCTGATAGAGGTGTTCAGTACTGCTCGGCTCAATACCAGCGCATCCATGCACGCAACCGCATCACCTGCTCCATGACCGATGGCTACGATTGCTACCAAAACGCTCTGGCTGAGCGGGTCAATGGAATCCTCAAGATGGAATACTTGTTGCAACGACCTGCCGATCTCTCGCAAGCCCGCACCATGGTGGGCGAATCGGTACGGCTGTACAACGAGCGTCGGCCGCACCTGTCCCTAAAATACAAAACGCCCGATGCAGTACATCGGGCGTCTCTCGCCAACCAGCTTGGGCTGGAGATTAGTCGCGAATAG